A section of the Longimicrobium sp. genome encodes:
- a CDS encoding M14 family zinc carboxypeptidase produces MRHVRPACLLVLLAGAAPAAAQHGLAPGGGYDPAVPAPATVLGHEVGERFTPHHLLMRYLERLAQASPRVRLDTVARSFEGREVVMAVVTSEANQARLEEIRGAAARLADPRGAAGAELEGALRIPTIAWLGYTVHGPEASGVEAAIALLYQLAAGRDPATRMVLDSVVVLVDPLQNPDGHERHVQDVMRLRTALGVPVQPEAMIHQGTWPGPRTSHYYFDLNRDWYAQSHPETRGRVAAMRRWWPHLAVDLHEMGYNSTYFFPPAMEPINRIVDPGLLRWWDVFAAANIAAFEAEGWPFFRREGYDEFYPGYGSSWPLYTGAVGMTYEQASSRGGAIRRSDGTVLTLRDAARHHYAASWATLRALAARRAGRVRDYLAYRRAAASGAALGALRAVAFERDAQGRADSLASLLAANGIEVGRLEAGATATAAEYGSSATRRTSLPAGAYVVDLAQPQGRLARALLEPDAPLDSAFVAEELERREAGQPERFYDMTAWSLPYAFRVRAWALAAPPGPVRPAAPPPAPAAPPRARYGYAFAPGSEASLRLLAALLADSVRVWYAPRPFSGGGASFPHGAFVVPAAANGDGVHEALARHAAAAGAEVAALASAAAEAGTDLGSNSVFPLRSPRVALLGGRPVSGQSFGYAWYAFDQRLRYPVTALDADAAAGAALDDFDVLVVPSVSARALERALGEGGRERVAAWVRRGGTLVTLDAATDWLASERLGLSRLRARRDSVREGGAPGAPLPAEVPGAIVRVVADTLSPLLAGVGQAELPALVFSDRIYRAPRDVRPGEAVLRYAAAPRLRLAGYLWPEVPARLAETPYLWTEAVGEGRVIGFAGDPNFRDLWRGLLPLFANAVFLGPSM; encoded by the coding sequence ATGCGACACGTCCGGCCGGCCTGCCTCCTGGTCCTCCTCGCGGGCGCCGCCCCCGCCGCCGCCCAGCACGGCCTGGCCCCGGGCGGCGGGTACGACCCGGCCGTGCCGGCGCCGGCCACGGTGCTGGGGCACGAGGTGGGGGAGCGCTTCACCCCGCACCACCTGCTGATGCGCTACCTGGAGCGGCTGGCCCAGGCGAGCCCGCGGGTGCGGCTGGACACCGTGGCCCGCTCGTTCGAGGGGCGCGAGGTGGTGATGGCGGTGGTGACGTCCGAGGCCAACCAGGCGCGGCTGGAGGAGATCCGCGGGGCGGCCGCCCGGCTGGCCGACCCCCGCGGGGCCGCGGGGGCCGAGCTGGAGGGCGCCCTGCGGATCCCCACGATCGCCTGGCTGGGCTACACGGTGCACGGGCCCGAGGCCTCGGGGGTCGAGGCGGCGATCGCGCTCCTCTACCAGCTGGCGGCCGGGCGCGACCCGGCGACGCGCATGGTCCTGGACAGCGTGGTGGTGCTGGTGGACCCGCTGCAGAACCCCGACGGGCACGAGCGCCACGTGCAGGACGTGATGCGCCTGCGCACGGCGCTGGGGGTGCCCGTGCAGCCCGAGGCCATGATCCACCAGGGGACGTGGCCGGGGCCGCGCACCAGCCACTACTACTTCGACCTGAACCGCGACTGGTACGCCCAGTCGCACCCCGAGACGCGCGGGCGGGTGGCGGCCATGCGGCGCTGGTGGCCGCACCTGGCGGTGGACCTGCACGAGATGGGCTACAACTCGACGTACTTCTTCCCCCCGGCCATGGAGCCGATCAACCGCATCGTGGACCCGGGGCTCCTGCGCTGGTGGGACGTCTTCGCGGCGGCCAACATCGCCGCCTTCGAGGCCGAGGGGTGGCCGTTCTTCCGGCGCGAGGGATACGACGAGTTCTACCCCGGCTACGGCAGCTCCTGGCCGCTCTACACCGGGGCGGTGGGGATGACGTACGAGCAGGCCTCCAGCCGCGGCGGCGCCATCCGCCGCTCCGACGGCACGGTGCTGACGCTGCGCGACGCCGCGCGCCACCACTACGCCGCCTCCTGGGCCACGCTGCGGGCGCTCGCCGCCCGCCGCGCCGGGCGCGTGCGCGACTACCTGGCGTACCGGCGCGCCGCGGCGTCCGGCGCGGCGCTCGGGGCTTTGCGCGCGGTGGCGTTCGAGCGCGACGCCCAGGGCCGCGCCGACTCGCTGGCGAGCCTGCTGGCCGCCAACGGGATCGAGGTGGGGCGGCTGGAGGCAGGCGCGACGGCCACGGCCGCCGAGTACGGGTCCTCCGCGACGCGCCGGACCAGCCTCCCGGCGGGCGCCTACGTGGTGGACCTGGCGCAGCCGCAGGGGCGGCTGGCGCGGGCGCTCCTGGAGCCCGACGCCCCGCTGGACTCGGCGTTCGTGGCCGAGGAGCTCGAGCGGCGCGAGGCCGGCCAGCCGGAGCGCTTCTACGACATGACCGCCTGGTCGCTCCCCTACGCCTTCCGGGTGCGGGCCTGGGCGCTGGCCGCGCCGCCGGGGCCCGTGCGGCCGGCCGCCCCGCCCCCGGCGCCGGCCGCGCCGCCGCGGGCCCGCTACGGCTACGCCTTCGCCCCCGGGAGCGAGGCCTCGCTGCGCCTGCTGGCGGCCCTGCTCGCCGACAGCGTCAGGGTGTGGTACGCGCCCCGGCCGTTCAGCGGCGGCGGAGCCAGCTTCCCGCACGGCGCCTTCGTGGTGCCGGCGGCGGCCAACGGCGACGGCGTGCACGAAGCGCTCGCCCGCCACGCGGCCGCGGCCGGCGCCGAGGTGGCCGCCCTGGCCTCGGCCGCCGCCGAGGCGGGGACCGACCTGGGGAGCAACAGCGTGTTCCCCCTGCGCAGCCCGCGGGTGGCGCTCCTGGGCGGCCGGCCGGTGTCGGGCCAGTCGTTCGGCTACGCCTGGTACGCGTTCGACCAGCGGCTCCGCTACCCCGTCACCGCGCTCGACGCCGACGCGGCGGCCGGCGCGGCGCTGGACGACTTCGACGTGCTGGTGGTCCCCTCCGTGTCCGCCCGCGCGCTGGAGCGGGCGCTGGGCGAGGGCGGGCGGGAGCGCGTGGCGGCGTGGGTGCGGCGGGGCGGCACCCTCGTCACGCTGGACGCGGCGACCGACTGGCTGGCCTCGGAGCGGCTGGGCCTCTCGCGCCTGCGCGCCCGCCGCGACAGCGTGCGCGAGGGCGGCGCCCCCGGGGCCCCGCTCCCCGCCGAGGTGCCGGGCGCGATCGTGCGAGTGGTGGCCGACACGCTCTCGCCGCTGCTGGCGGGGGTGGGCCAGGCGGAGCTCCCGGCGCTGGTGTTCTCGGACCGGATCTACCGGGCCCCGCGCGACGTGCGCCCCGGCGAGGCGGTGCTCCGCTACGCGGCGGCGCCCCGGCTGCGGCTGGCGGGCTACCTGTGGCCCGAGGTCCCCGCCCGGCTGGCGGAGACCCCCTACCTGTGGACCGAGGCGGTGGGCGAGGGGCGGGTGATCGGCTTCGCGGGCGACCCCAACTTCCGCGACCTGTGGCGGGGGTTGCTGCCGCTGTTCGCGAACGCGGTGTTCCTGGGGCCCAGCATGTAA
- a CDS encoding amidohydrolase, with product MKSSALRALVVGAAALAPVSLAAQQFDAAVAAAAERIAPQVTEVRHQIHQNPELSNREFKTAELVAAHLRSLGLEVQTGVAHTGVVGVLRGGRPGPVVAVRADMDALPVKEETPYPFRSTVKGEYLGKQVDVSHACGHDVHTAVQMGVATILAGMRDRVPGTVMFVFQPAEEGAPPGEEGGAALMLKEGVFSRLRPSAVFGLHTFAQMEVGKVGYTPGPAMAASDRFIVRIKGRQAHGASPHLAVDPVVMASQAVLALQTIRSRNLSPFEPSVLTVGMIRGGERFNIIPDQVELHGTVRTFDPRVQDEVERRIREILDGVTKAGGGSYEIDYQRTTPVTVNHRGLSDRMRPTMERLMGGANVVDVPPTTGAEDFAFFANTVPGFFYRLGTVKPGTKSGDHHTPTFMADDASIPIGLRVMSTLLLDYLSGGAVADR from the coding sequence ATGAAGTCCTCCGCCCTTCGCGCGCTCGTCGTGGGCGCGGCGGCGCTCGCGCCCGTTTCGCTCGCGGCGCAGCAGTTCGACGCCGCGGTGGCCGCCGCCGCCGAGCGCATCGCGCCGCAGGTCACCGAGGTCCGCCACCAGATCCACCAGAACCCCGAGCTCTCCAACCGCGAGTTCAAGACGGCCGAGCTGGTGGCCGCCCACCTGCGCTCGCTGGGGCTGGAGGTGCAGACGGGGGTCGCCCACACCGGCGTGGTCGGCGTGCTGCGCGGCGGGCGCCCCGGCCCCGTCGTCGCCGTGCGCGCCGACATGGACGCGCTCCCGGTGAAGGAGGAGACGCCGTACCCGTTCCGCTCCACCGTCAAGGGCGAGTACCTGGGGAAGCAGGTGGACGTGAGCCACGCCTGCGGCCACGACGTCCACACCGCCGTGCAGATGGGCGTGGCCACCATCCTGGCCGGGATGCGCGACCGGGTGCCGGGCACCGTGATGTTCGTGTTCCAGCCCGCCGAGGAGGGGGCGCCCCCGGGCGAGGAGGGCGGCGCCGCGCTCATGCTCAAGGAGGGCGTCTTCAGCCGGCTGCGGCCCAGCGCCGTGTTCGGCCTGCACACCTTCGCGCAGATGGAGGTGGGGAAGGTGGGGTACACGCCCGGGCCGGCCATGGCGGCGTCGGACCGCTTCATCGTGCGCATCAAGGGGCGGCAGGCGCACGGGGCGTCGCCGCACCTGGCCGTCGACCCGGTGGTGATGGCCTCGCAGGCGGTGCTGGCGCTGCAGACCATCCGCTCGCGCAACCTCTCGCCCTTCGAGCCCAGCGTGCTGACCGTCGGCATGATCCGCGGCGGCGAGCGCTTCAACATCATCCCCGACCAGGTGGAGCTGCACGGCACCGTGCGCACCTTCGACCCGCGCGTGCAGGACGAGGTGGAGCGGCGCATCCGCGAGATCCTGGACGGGGTCACGAAGGCGGGCGGCGGCTCGTACGAGATCGACTACCAGCGCACCACGCCGGTGACCGTCAACCACCGCGGGCTCTCCGACCGCATGCGCCCCACCATGGAGCGGCTGATGGGAGGGGCGAACGTGGTGGACGTGCCGCCGACCACCGGCGCCGAGGACTTCGCCTTCTTCGCCAACACCGTCCCGGGCTTCTTCTACCGCCTGGGCACGGTGAAGCCGGGGACGAAGAGCGGCGACCACCACACCCCCACCTTCATGGCCGACGACGCCTCGATCCCCATCGGCCTGCGGGTGATGAGCACGCTCCTCCTCGACTACCTGAGCGGCGGTGCGGTGGCCGATCGCTAG
- a CDS encoding MarR family transcriptional regulator: MTKSDLDPERPGRAERVADRLHSASIHLLRRVRKQDDATGVTAPHLSALSVLVFGGPRTLGELAAAEQVRPPSMTRIVRNLEADGLVERETDPADRRVFRVRATEKGREILIAGRRRRVASLAERLEGLGDEEMETLERAAELIERVLR; this comes from the coding sequence ATGACGAAGAGCGATCTCGATCCGGAGCGGCCCGGGCGGGCGGAGCGCGTGGCGGACCGGCTGCACTCGGCCAGCATCCACCTGCTGCGGCGGGTGAGAAAGCAGGACGACGCCACGGGGGTGACGGCGCCGCACCTCTCCGCGCTCTCGGTGCTGGTGTTCGGGGGGCCGCGGACGCTGGGCGAACTGGCCGCCGCCGAGCAGGTGCGGCCGCCCTCGATGACGCGCATCGTGCGCAACCTGGAGGCGGACGGCCTGGTGGAGCGCGAGACCGACCCCGCCGACCGCCGCGTCTTCCGCGTGCGCGCCACGGAGAAGGGGCGCGAGATCCTGATCGCCGGACGGCGGCGCCGCGTGGCCTCGCTGGCGGAGCGGCTGGAAGGGCTGGGCGACGAGGAGATGGAGACGCTGGAGCGCGCGGCGGAGTTGATCGAGCGGGTGCTGCGGTAG
- a CDS encoding cyanophycinase translates to MPRRLAVFLLLAAAACGGAAPATAPSPAAAGHLLIVGGGTQPPELVARFVELAGGPGRARIAVVPMASAQAEEAGREKAEDLRRLGADAFPLLLTRAQAQTDSAARLLEGATGIWFSGGDQSRLTAVLEGTAVLDAIRRRYREGAVIGGTSAGAAVMSDSMLTGNQWKAGEDTVGYHGDEYPRVARHSIEVVAGFGLLPRAIVDQHFLRRERQNRLLSVVLERPSFLGVGIDESTALLVRPDGRWSVLGASAVLVVDARSAQITDPRAPILGAAGLRVHLLPAGSTYDPRSGRAELP, encoded by the coding sequence GTGCCGCGCCGGCTGGCGGTCTTTCTGCTGCTCGCGGCGGCCGCGTGCGGCGGGGCGGCTCCCGCGACCGCCCCGTCGCCGGCGGCGGCTGGCCACCTCCTGATCGTGGGCGGCGGCACGCAGCCGCCCGAGCTGGTCGCGCGCTTCGTGGAGCTGGCGGGCGGCCCCGGGCGGGCGCGCATCGCGGTGGTGCCGATGGCCAGCGCCCAGGCCGAGGAGGCGGGGCGGGAGAAGGCGGAGGACCTGCGGCGGCTGGGCGCCGACGCGTTCCCGCTCCTGCTGACGCGCGCCCAGGCGCAGACCGACTCGGCGGCGCGCCTGCTGGAGGGCGCCACCGGGATCTGGTTCTCCGGGGGCGACCAGAGCCGCCTGACGGCCGTGCTGGAGGGGACCGCCGTGCTGGACGCCATCCGGCGCCGCTACCGCGAGGGGGCGGTGATCGGCGGGACGTCGGCGGGGGCGGCGGTGATGAGCGACTCGATGCTCACCGGCAACCAGTGGAAGGCGGGCGAGGACACCGTGGGCTACCACGGCGACGAGTACCCCCGCGTGGCCCGACATTCGATCGAGGTGGTCGCGGGCTTCGGCCTCCTCCCCCGCGCCATCGTCGACCAGCACTTCCTCCGCCGCGAGCGCCAGAACCGCCTGCTGAGCGTGGTGCTGGAGCGCCCCTCATTCCTGGGAGTGGGGATCGACGAGTCCACGGCGCTCCTGGTGCGCCCGGACGGCCGCTGGAGCGTGCTGGGAGCGAGCGCCGTCCTGGTGGTCGACGCCCGCTCCGCGCAGATCACCGATCCCCGCGCCCCCATCCTGGGCGCCGCCGGTCTCCGCGTGCACCTCCTTCCCGCCGGCAGCACCTACGACCCCCGCAGCGGCCGCGCAGAACTGCCCTGA
- a CDS encoding SDR family NAD(P)-dependent oxidoreductase, with the protein MINLGSVAGHEVYPGGAVYCATKHAVAALTQGLRMDVLGTGVRVSTVDPGMVETGFSTVRFKGDEDRAKRVYAGMTPLSADDIADAVLWVATRPPHVNIDEIIMKPTDQASATLVHREK; encoded by the coding sequence GTGATCAACCTGGGCTCGGTGGCCGGGCACGAGGTCTATCCCGGCGGCGCCGTCTACTGCGCCACCAAGCACGCGGTGGCCGCGCTCACGCAGGGCCTGCGGATGGACGTGCTGGGCACGGGCGTGCGCGTGAGCACGGTGGACCCGGGGATGGTGGAGACCGGGTTCAGCACGGTGCGCTTCAAGGGCGACGAGGACCGGGCGAAGCGGGTCTACGCCGGGATGACGCCGCTGTCCGCCGACGACATCGCCGACGCGGTGCTCTGGGTGGCCACCCGCCCCCCGCACGTCAACATCGACGAGATCATCATGAAGCCCACCGACCAGGCGAGCGCCACGCTGGTGCATCGGGAGAAGTAG
- a CDS encoding SDR family NAD(P)-dependent oxidoreductase — protein sequence MPKGFETVLVTGASAGIGAACARAFAREGARLVLAARRRERLDELAAELRGEHGADCWLVELDVRDRSAVEQAIGGLPAEWAAVDVLVNNAGLGRGLDKLHEGTPADWDEMVDTNVKGLLYVTRAVVPGMVARGRGT from the coding sequence ATGCCGAAGGGATTCGAGACGGTGCTGGTGACCGGCGCCAGCGCGGGGATCGGGGCCGCGTGCGCGCGCGCGTTCGCCCGCGAGGGGGCGCGGCTGGTGCTGGCCGCCCGGCGCCGGGAGCGGCTGGACGAGCTGGCGGCGGAGCTGCGCGGCGAGCACGGCGCCGACTGCTGGCTGGTCGAACTGGACGTGCGCGACCGGTCCGCCGTGGAGCAGGCGATCGGCGGGCTGCCGGCGGAGTGGGCGGCGGTCGACGTGCTGGTGAACAACGCCGGCCTGGGACGCGGGCTCGACAAGCTGCACGAGGGCACCCCCGCCGACTGGGACGAGATGGTCGACACCAACGTGAAGGGGCTGCTCTACGTCACCCGCGCGGTGGTGCCGGGGATGGTGGCGCGCGGGCGGGGCACGTGA
- a CDS encoding TonB-dependent receptor, whose product MRRLRWLLAAVLALAALPAAALAQDRGTVRGRVVEQGTERPLPSVVVSVPGTSLSAATDAEGRYSLSVPAGARTLRASRLGYQTATRQVAVAAGATAEVNFALGVDALGLQEIVAIGYGETERRNVTGAVSSIRTETIQDVVTPQIENVLQGRAAGVQVVQNSGVPGAAMTVRVRGASSIDASNQPLYVIDGVPLIQGNFSGINGTFGGQDIDALADLNPNEVESIEILKDASAAAIYGSRASNGVVLITTKRGRAATRPAIQLNAYYGTQRAWQIPRFLNRQQYADVFNDAYHQDVDPTQNFLGFTGDAVPSCDDEPDAQPCDIVEVDPSIDTDWIREVLQTAPLGNLFGSVAGGTERTRYFVSGTYLKQDGIVAAYGYDRLNGRVNLDYTATDRLTLGTSVALTRAVTDRARGDNTIYGPFANAIAMDPLTPVRTESGDYAASEWAGYDNPVALMNENRAEERAVHILGNVFARFNLAEGLDARASFGLDHYNLRSRQYDSPIIGPWTGSGGHGVASNSYANKILAEGTLNWARELGSHSLSGVVGTSYEADDLDFNEVEGVQFPSTELRQLNSAALIIAGDQTVTEANLMSFFGRATHEWNDRVVTTLNLRADGSSRFGANNRWGLFPSASVLFRVLEPGSGGRGMLSNLALRASYGLTGNQQGIGNFSSLGLFTAGFNYADLGGIAPTQLPNPDLSWEKTTQLDLGADVGLFDDRLGLSFDWYQKRTTDLLLDRPVPLSTGFAQITENIGAMRNTGFELSARAQLMRPAARGGFEWTMEGNVSINRNEVLELYGGQDIDLGGILIREGEPLGVFYAHVMDGIFQEGDFICTDATGESCKGTGVGYQSDFTVPGDIRFADLDGNGIIDAADRDVIGNPWPDVQGGLTNTLGFRGLDLTVFVQFVQGNDIYNGNREFTDAYGFFFDNPSGRALERWTPDNPSATEPRASWFDENVNRRPSSRFVEDGSFVRVKNAVLGYNVPERAGRRLFGARSVRVYVQGQNLLTWTDYSGFDPEVNYAGDTNVTRGYDFYTLPQARTITFGINLGL is encoded by the coding sequence ATGAGACGACTTCGTTGGCTGCTCGCGGCGGTGCTGGCCCTGGCGGCGCTGCCGGCGGCGGCGCTGGCGCAGGACCGCGGCACGGTCCGCGGGCGCGTGGTGGAGCAGGGGACCGAGCGGCCGCTGCCCAGCGTGGTGGTGAGCGTGCCGGGGACCAGCCTGAGCGCGGCCACCGACGCGGAAGGCCGCTACTCCCTGAGCGTCCCGGCGGGGGCGCGGACGCTCCGGGCCTCGCGGCTGGGCTACCAGACGGCCACCCGGCAGGTGGCGGTGGCGGCGGGCGCCACCGCCGAGGTGAACTTCGCGCTGGGCGTGGACGCGCTCGGGCTGCAGGAGATCGTGGCCATCGGCTACGGCGAGACCGAGCGCCGCAACGTCACCGGCGCCGTCTCCTCGATCCGCACCGAGACGATCCAGGACGTGGTGACCCCGCAGATCGAGAACGTGCTGCAGGGCCGGGCCGCCGGGGTGCAGGTGGTGCAGAACTCGGGGGTGCCCGGCGCGGCCATGACGGTGCGCGTGCGCGGCGCCTCCTCGATCGACGCCTCCAACCAGCCGCTCTACGTGATCGACGGCGTGCCGCTGATCCAGGGGAACTTCTCGGGGATCAACGGCACCTTCGGCGGGCAGGACATCGACGCGCTGGCCGACCTCAACCCCAACGAGGTCGAGTCGATCGAGATCCTCAAGGACGCCTCGGCCGCGGCCATCTACGGCTCGCGCGCCTCCAACGGGGTGGTGCTGATCACCACCAAGCGCGGCCGCGCCGCCACCCGCCCCGCCATCCAGCTGAACGCCTACTACGGCACCCAGCGCGCCTGGCAGATCCCCCGGTTCCTCAACCGCCAGCAGTACGCCGACGTCTTCAACGACGCCTACCACCAGGACGTCGACCCCACGCAGAACTTCCTGGGCTTCACCGGCGACGCGGTGCCCAGCTGCGACGACGAGCCCGACGCGCAGCCGTGCGACATCGTCGAGGTGGACCCGTCGATCGACACCGACTGGATCCGCGAGGTGCTGCAGACGGCGCCGCTGGGGAACCTCTTCGGCTCGGTGGCCGGCGGCACCGAGCGCACCCGCTACTTCGTGAGCGGCACCTACCTGAAGCAGGACGGGATCGTGGCCGCCTACGGGTACGACCGCCTGAACGGGCGGGTGAACCTGGACTACACCGCCACCGACCGGCTGACGCTGGGCACCAGCGTGGCGCTCACCCGCGCCGTCACCGACCGCGCCCGCGGCGACAACACCATCTACGGCCCCTTCGCCAACGCCATCGCCATGGACCCGCTCACCCCGGTGCGCACCGAGAGCGGCGACTACGCGGCCAGCGAGTGGGCCGGCTACGACAACCCGGTGGCGCTCATGAACGAGAACCGCGCCGAGGAGCGCGCGGTGCACATCCTGGGCAACGTGTTCGCCCGCTTCAACCTGGCGGAGGGGCTCGACGCCCGGGCGTCGTTCGGGCTCGACCACTACAACCTGCGCTCGCGCCAGTACGACTCGCCGATCATCGGCCCCTGGACGGGCTCGGGCGGGCACGGGGTGGCGAGCAACTCGTACGCCAACAAGATCCTGGCCGAAGGCACCCTGAACTGGGCCCGCGAGCTGGGGAGCCACTCGCTCTCGGGAGTGGTGGGCACCAGCTACGAGGCCGACGACCTGGACTTCAACGAGGTGGAGGGGGTGCAGTTCCCCAGCACCGAGCTCAGGCAGCTGAACTCGGCGGCGCTCATCATCGCGGGCGACCAGACGGTCACCGAGGCCAACCTGATGAGTTTCTTCGGCCGGGCCACGCACGAGTGGAACGACCGGGTGGTGACCACGCTGAACCTGCGCGCCGACGGGTCCAGCCGCTTCGGCGCGAACAACCGCTGGGGGCTCTTCCCCTCGGCCTCGGTGCTCTTCCGCGTGCTGGAGCCCGGGTCGGGGGGGCGGGGGATGCTCAGCAACCTGGCGCTGCGCGCCAGCTACGGGCTCACCGGCAACCAGCAGGGGATCGGCAACTTCTCGTCGCTGGGGCTGTTCACCGCCGGCTTCAACTACGCCGACCTGGGCGGCATCGCGCCCACGCAGCTCCCCAACCCCGACCTCTCCTGGGAGAAGACCACGCAGCTCGACCTGGGCGCCGACGTCGGCCTCTTCGACGACCGCCTGGGGCTCTCGTTCGACTGGTACCAGAAGCGCACCACCGACCTGCTGCTGGACCGGCCCGTGCCGCTCAGCACCGGCTTCGCGCAGATCACCGAGAACATCGGGGCCATGCGCAACACCGGCTTCGAGCTCTCGGCCCGCGCCCAGCTCATGCGCCCGGCGGCCCGGGGCGGCTTCGAGTGGACGATGGAAGGCAACGTCTCCATCAACCGCAACGAGGTGCTGGAGCTGTACGGCGGGCAGGACATCGACCTGGGCGGGATCCTGATCCGCGAGGGCGAGCCGCTGGGGGTGTTCTACGCCCACGTGATGGACGGGATCTTCCAGGAGGGCGACTTCATCTGCACCGACGCCACCGGCGAGAGCTGCAAGGGCACGGGCGTCGGCTACCAGAGCGACTTCACCGTCCCCGGCGACATCCGCTTCGCCGACCTGGACGGCAACGGGATCATCGACGCCGCCGACCGCGACGTGATCGGCAACCCCTGGCCCGACGTCCAGGGCGGCCTGACCAACACGCTCGGCTTCCGGGGGCTGGACCTCACGGTGTTCGTGCAGTTCGTGCAGGGCAACGACATCTACAACGGCAACCGCGAGTTCACCGACGCGTACGGCTTCTTCTTCGACAACCCCTCGGGCCGGGCGCTCGAGCGCTGGACCCCCGACAACCCCAGCGCCACCGAGCCCCGGGCCAGCTGGTTCGACGAGAACGTGAACCGGCGCCCCTCCAGCCGCTTCGTGGAGGACGGCTCGTTCGTGCGCGTGAAGAACGCCGTGCTGGGCTACAACGTCCCCGAGCGCGCCGGGCGGCGCCTCTTCGGGGCGAGGAGCGTCCGCGTGTACGTCCAGGGGCAGAACCTGCTGACCTGGACCGACTACAGCGGGTTCGACCCCGAGGTCAACTACGCGGGCGACACCAACGTGACGCGCGGCTACGACTTCTACACCCTGCCGCAGGCCCGCACCATCACGTTCGGGATCAACCTGGGCCTGTGA
- a CDS encoding RagB/SusD family nutrient uptake outer membrane protein, whose amino-acid sequence MRLTNIAAALLAAAALAACDEPLQVDPNASIPFEEALNTVSEIEAGVRGAYDALQQTGTYDRQQVVYPDLYTDNLDFTGTFDTDAEVDLRAVQTTNSSVQGMWGDSYEGINRANNVLASIPGVPELSAAQAARFRGEALFLRALNYHNLVRWFGGVPLITQPNWNVGDLANTNKARSTEAQVYAQIEADLQEAVTLLPATSTNFGATQGAARALLARVYLDEGKHALARDMATAVISSGRYSLTSPFGNLWAVENTPESIFSVQYTITDTNDLAFWFFPSSLGGRRGFAPSSNLRTAYQNAGDTQRLSATIGLDSRGRRYGLKYHRISTSDDNVIVLRLAEMYLIRAEANARLGADPAVVRADVDVVRARAGLAPLAATITTQTALLNAILLERRLEFALEGHRLFDLRRILGPTAAAAFLGIPEFRLLFPIPQGERDVNPSLDQNPGY is encoded by the coding sequence ATGAGACTGACGAACATCGCGGCCGCCCTGCTCGCGGCCGCCGCGCTCGCCGCCTGCGACGAGCCGCTGCAGGTGGACCCCAACGCCTCCATCCCCTTCGAGGAGGCGCTCAACACGGTGTCGGAGATCGAGGCCGGGGTGCGGGGCGCCTACGACGCCCTGCAGCAGACCGGCACCTACGACCGGCAGCAGGTGGTGTACCCGGACCTGTACACCGACAACCTGGACTTCACCGGCACCTTCGACACCGACGCCGAGGTGGACCTGCGCGCCGTGCAGACCACCAACTCGTCGGTGCAGGGGATGTGGGGCGACAGCTACGAGGGGATCAACCGGGCCAACAACGTGCTGGCCTCGATCCCCGGCGTGCCCGAGCTCTCCGCGGCCCAGGCGGCGCGCTTCCGCGGCGAGGCGCTCTTCCTGCGCGCGCTGAACTACCACAACCTGGTGCGCTGGTTCGGCGGGGTGCCGCTGATCACCCAGCCCAACTGGAACGTGGGCGACCTGGCGAACACCAACAAGGCGCGCTCCACCGAGGCCCAGGTGTACGCCCAGATCGAGGCCGACCTGCAGGAGGCCGTCACCCTCCTTCCCGCCACCTCGACCAACTTCGGGGCCACCCAGGGCGCCGCCCGGGCGCTGCTGGCGCGGGTGTACCTGGACGAGGGGAAGCACGCCCTGGCGCGCGACATGGCCACGGCGGTGATCTCGAGCGGCCGCTACAGCCTGACCTCGCCGTTCGGGAACCTGTGGGCGGTGGAGAACACGCCGGAGTCGATCTTCTCGGTGCAGTACACCATCACCGACACCAACGACCTGGCGTTCTGGTTCTTCCCCAGCTCGCTGGGCGGACGCCGCGGCTTCGCGCCCAGCTCCAACCTGCGCACCGCGTACCAGAACGCGGGCGACACCCAGCGGCTGAGCGCCACCATCGGCCTCGACAGCCGGGGCCGCCGCTACGGGTTGAAGTACCACCGCATCTCCACCAGCGACGACAACGTGATCGTGCTGCGCCTGGCGGAGATGTACCTGATCCGGGCCGAGGCCAACGCCCGGCTGGGGGCCGACCCGGCGGTGGTGCGCGCCGACGTCGACGTGGTGCGGGCGCGCGCCGGGCTGGCGCCGCTGGCCGCGACCATCACCACGCAGACGGCGCTCCTGAACGCCATCCTGCTGGAGCGGCGCCTGGAGTTCGCGCTGGAGGGGCACCGCCTCTTCGACCTGCGCCGCATCCTGGGGCCCACCGCGGCGGCGGCGTTCCTGGGGATCCCGGAGTTCCGGCTCCTCTTCCCGATCCCGCAGGGCGAGCGCGACGTGAACCCCAGCCTCGACCAGAACCCCGGCTACTGA